The Drosophila sechellia strain sech25 chromosome 2L, ASM438219v1, whole genome shotgun sequence region TCGAAGAAAGACTCGAAGAAAGACCCGAAGAAAGAGGTAGAAAGACGAAGGCCCTTCTCCCGAAAAAGAGTTTCTCATGTCAATTTGGAGATTTCGAACCGAACTGAAAACGGAAAATGTCAATATCAGTGGCATTTGTCgtaagccaaaaaaaaaaaaaaaaaacaatagagCCAGATGCACTTAAGATGCTGCGTGCTACGAGGGGAGAGACGAAACTTACACTGCAAGAAAAAGGGGTTAAAGATTACTTTAAAATGGTTAATATATCCAACAATAATGTCTCAGAATGTCTTCTTTAAATGTAGTTACATTTCAAATACGaattttttcttatatttaacaaattataatttatttaaagacGACGCTTTTCGCTTTGCCTAAAAACTGCGTGAACTTTATATTAGGTGCCAATTTTTCCGAGTGTAGCTACTTCACTTGATGCATTGCCTGAGGTCGTTTGATTTATATCTGTTGGACGCATTTCACCCAGCGCTGAGTTGGTAATGAAACTCCAATCAACAACGTGGGATGACCACTGGTGGgtcactccactccactcagTGGGTTATTGGGGTTGGGGAAATAATCACTCTGAGACTGAGACGCTGTCCCCGACTTTTGCTTCTTTCTTTATTACCATTTTGCTTTTTTGTGTGCATTGTTCGAGTGTCTTGTAACTGTAACAGCGATGCAGACAGGCGACAGAGTCGAAAGACGGAGACTTCGAAGATTGCGTAACGCAGCCAAAAGTGGAGCAGACCCGTCGCTTTCTCCTCCCCCAACACCACATTCTGTCTTTCTTTATTACACACTGCCAGTGagtcttttagtttttcgaAGATGGTCTTTATGTACAGGAAGTAGCTTCATACAATGCTACCAATTTTTTCTTCAAAATTGGTAGGTTAGGTGAGAACTAGGCATAATGGTTTTCTTTGTTTTgaaaccatatatatatataattaaaatcctTCTTTGGTAGAGTATCTAAACAAGCACATTGCATTCGCTGTTGTTAGTTTTTTCACTTTCTGACAAGTGCATGATGCATTGCCTCATGGTGGTCGAAAGTGGGTGAAAGGCTCTCGTTGCTTTTCGGTGGATGTGGAATGGCGACCACTCTGGCCGTGCTATCTGTGCTGAGCAAGTGACTCCTAATTTACGACTTGGGGACCCGGCGACGACCACGATAACAATTTGTCAGCTTAATGGCGCCAAAGGATGCGCGGTCTGCGTTTTCGCATGCCAACTTCTTTTCCCGCCACTTATTTTTCCAAAAACACGGAAGTGCTTTTCGAGTGCAGCGGACTGCAGAGCCTCCATTTTCGGGTGCAACGACCAAACAGCAATTTTTGTGCATTGCGTTGATTTGGTTATAATTGCTCTGCTCCACTCCGATCCAATCCGATACGATACGATCTGCGCAGCTTTATTCCGCTCTGCTCCGTGGAATGCAGGCTGTTCGTGACTTGCTGAGCGAGACGAATGCGAAACAATTAGTTGGGGGAACTTGGGAGCTATGCGAGATATTGTGTAGTAACGAAGCAGCTAGCTATGAGGAGGCAAAAGCTTTTCGGATGGAAACTTATTTCCCGCTGATCAGCTGTTTTTATCTGCACACTTCTACCTCACTACCTTACCGTTTCCAGTTTGGAGAACTATCTTAGAAAAAGCTCAGCGTACACCTTGAAATATAACTGAAACTTCCTCTATAGAAATCTTTGCATTTCTATACCTTATGTATACATATTTCTCACTAGCTTTTCTTTAGGTGTAAGCCATTGGAGTCCAACGGGGACACAAGTGGGGTCACAGCTTCATGGAGAGACAGTCATGCCCATGCAAATGTATTCATTAGTTACTGCCGGCGTCTGTCTCACACATTCACACCGAGACTCGCTTGGATTTATGCTAATCTGAATGCAAATACACTCCTCAGAGAGACCGCTCCCCAGTCCCCCATCTGCTGATCCCCTAACTATATCTTGACTTTGACTTGGAGTAATCACCAGCAAGTCTCTAGACTGCGGCGACAATCGAGCTTGTTCAATTACGTGCAGCAGCTCCACACTGAAAGGAAATTGTTGATCCGTATAGCATCTAATATACATCCAATGAAtctttacatatatataatatatttgtttttaaattttagctGGAAATCACTTTTTTTTACAAAGAGAGCACCATTCCCAAGCCTCTAAGGCGACTTTTACATAAGAGTAGTTATAAGTTTTTCTCCCTGTGCACTCTCGATTTGTGTCACTTGAAGCAGGATGGAGTGGCCCCTACCTATACATGTTCCACCCCCTTCACGCCCGCTGctccatttgcatttgtattgcatatgttttcattaatcttAGTTTTGGTGGAAAGGGGAAAAATATGGGGAACTGATAGGCCTATTTGGATCTGCAGTGGCGTTGCCCACCAACCTGATCGAAGCCCCAATCTGCTGTCTGGCCGATTGTTTATGATGATATAAGGGTGATCGTGGTCTGGGTGGCATGTGCCAAATTTGCCGCAAGGTTAAAGAGCTGAGTTGATTTGTTGTCGTCTGTGGGCGATCTGGGGATTGGATATTAAAGACCTGGGAGGAGTTGTGTGAAAGGTATGGagcacataattaattattgttCGTTTGGTGAATTAATTATTGTGCTTCATTGAGGCTAAGTGATATCAGATGAGGGCAAGCGATTGTGAGATTTCCGACAACGTTAAAACAAATCTCGTTTGGTTACGTAGCTATAAATACCGTGAAATTCACGCAGTAAGCTTACATTCTAAAATATAAGTAAGTTAAGTCAATCCCAAGAAGCCATATAGAAGCTATGACATCGAAGGTCCCTAACCCAAAAATACAATTACGCTCCAACTGAATCATCACCTTTTGGTGCTTCCCataagaaaaaacaaaaaccaaatcaaGTCAGACCTCACctttaaatgcaaaatagTTTATCACGCCCCCATCAATCAGGGCTAAATgttaaatccaaaaaaaaaaagagagacaACGACGATGAAATCAATTCCACTTCTTGTATCTGTTTCTGAATGATTTCAATTGTTTGACTTGAATTTTTTTCTGGCGTCATCGCATTATCCAAAtgccatttaagtttaacCTTTTGAGCAGCGTATTTCAATTGAGGAGCAGCCCGCAGGGGAGTTGGTTTGCTATGCAAATTTCATGGCTACCAAAACAGCGTTCATCATCAGCGGCGCGGCTAAAAAGCCGCCAATTCAATGCTACCCAATAATGAGAGAGAAAGATGATTTTGGCTTTTTGGAAACCGCAAATTCATGATTTCTTTGGGTGTCATTATATCCCCCATTTAAAGTGAGCCAAACATTAAATACCTGACTATCTCAATGGGCATTGTATGCAGATCGAAATGGATAGCCAGCAAAAGGGCCTCAAGTGACATGGCTACCGCATTGAACAGCCAtgagtattttttttttcggggaGTGCCAGACATAATGGAGCTTGGAAACAATTTTGCTCGCTCATTTCTTAGTAGCACTTTTCAGTCCAATTTTAGAGAGCAATCATTTCAGGCTGGAAAGTTTGACATTCTTGCCTGGCGGCGGCATTCTTGTTAAGATTGGCACGATTGCATGGATTACCATATAGGCAAGAAGGAGCAAAATGAATATATAGACAACGGGCCCGGTCTGGTAactactattttttttttcaattttatatgttTGCGCAAGCGTCTTGACGGCAACGACGTCGTTTTTAAGATTCCCGCGGCGCATCGCACCTgaaattacaaattttgtaattgCCAAACAAAGCGCAGAAGCCGAAAAAAAAGGGGTCGAGCAGGGTGAGTAGGGAGGTTGCTGCTGGCAGGGGAGGAGTCTTTCCAACTGGGACTGAGACCAACTGAGACCCAGTCCGGATAGCCAACTGAAGCCCCACACAATGCCGGTATTGCCAAGAAGGCAAGCGCTAAATTATAGTAGATACGAACTCATGTTGCAGGCAAAAAGGCATGTGCACGTTGTGCAAATCGCTGACAAAATGCGAGCCCACTTCGAGTGCTGATCGCAATTGGCGGTGACAACGTGAGGTGATCACAGATTAGAGCGCGGTTCATGGATTCATTTTAATGAATTATGATGCTCCATTTCCTAAGCCCCGTTATCCAAAGAAGACTTCATCAAGATACATTTGGCATAAATTTGCCACATTTAGGAAATGGCTTTTTCCAGCGAAAAAGACTTATAGTATCTATCTATAGAGTGTCATATCTTAAATCTGAGACATGATCTGCATAATGAACAGAATATACTTATATATTACGTTTGATGAAGCACGCTTCTGCACTAATTTAAAATACCACTTAATATGTTATACGCGCACCATTATGGTCATTAATTCATTAGGTAGTCAAGCCTTGGCgcttgtatattttatttgttgtttgccCAAAAACGGGTTATAATGTTCTACGAAACTTGGAAGCATCAAATCACACCTTCCTACAATAACATAGCATTTGATAATAAGAAATAAACAGAATTGGTTTTGTTACTTGTTTCTAACACACGCTGTCACCTCTAGTGATATATGTAATATGCAATAGTTGAACGCAAATAGAGATtcacacagaaagaaaattaCGACAACAAATAGCTCACTGCATCAAATCGAAGGCAAATGAAAACACAAGTTGAGTCCATAGACATTTGGATCGAGATCCAAAAACGATGAAGCACTTTCGCATGGGCTTCCCTCTTCCTCTGAAGATCTCGTGCTGTGGAGAGACCTCCAAGATGTTCGTGTTTTCGTGTGTAAGTTTTTTGCTCTTCGATTtcgttttgtatttttgtgtaatttttcGTCGTTAGCCCAATGCGGAAGTCGGGCCTCAAGTAAATGTTTCTTTGTCTAACAACTGTATTAGCCAGCATCCAAGTCGCAGTGCTGCCAGCTCAACACCCGCATCAATTGATCAGCACTCCCGGAGCAATTACGATCACCGCCCGCTGACTTCGCCGCTGAGTTTCTATGttgtttccattttttgttaaataaaatcaaatccaatcataaataaatttaaactcgTTTGACCACAAACTTAAGCCAAatgagcacacacacaagcgcacATGAACTTATATCCACATATAGAAAATCCCGATTGGCATGTAAGAAGCGTGCAGGTTTTAATGCGAATCGAGATTACACGAGGAAAAACTTTAGACCACTGAAAGTGGAAATGAGAAAAATGTCTTAATGATTattttagcaaaaaaaaaaaaataaaatgtaacgaattaaattaataagtCCAATATTCTAAGAAGTTTGAGCTTGAATGCTAGAACTAGAACAGGAAAAGGTTTAATTTCCGCTACAGAATCCCTAAAGGCACATTCTATTTTGCACTGTGTATTACTATAAAGCACGGAATTGGAATCAAAGTTAGGGGAGTTGGGGGCGGATCCTAAGACGAGGGCACGGAAACAGGTACAGGCACTTAAGTGCGTTCAATATTGTCGTGGGCTGTGGATTGCCAAGAGTGTACCTCGGATACGGATGATTGCCTGGCTTCAACTGTGCACATACCAATGGATGTAAGTACCTACATACAGATCGGTTGAGTATGCTCTAGATACAACTCTATCCGCCCCCACCTCGAGTCACTGGGGTTGTCAACTGTGGACATTACTCGGTCCGGACATTACTGGGCGGTTATCGAGTTCAATTGGACGCGAAATGCGGCAAGATATTTATCGCACGACAGCGATACCCTTTAATTTGAAGGGAATTTCAAGCTGTTATTTTGATTGGATAATCAGACAAATGCAGGGTTAGCTTTTTATATGTGTAGTCATAATGGACTCTAATTGTTATGTGATTTAGCCGGGTCGAGGTCAAATTGTTACAAGAACTCAGGTatgtttttgaaattattgaatgattaaattatttcatttgttATGAGTAAACAATGTAAAACGATAAGAAAATCGACTGtctaaaaaacttaaattcaGATAtccataatttttttttttatttttatctcCAGCGGAAGCTTAATGAATTATCTTTTATTGAGTGAAATCTTTCTATTGCTATTTCAATCCCACcccgttttccatttcctATTCAGTTTGTCCTCTGGATGGGGAAGTTGGATATGATTTTCCTGGGTCGCTTGCGTTTCGACCTCGATGCAGTAGCCGCTTGACTTATATGTATCACGCTGCTTTTTCTTGTTATGTTGTTTTCAGTTcaagagttttttttttattttagccaGCATTTACAAGCGTGTTTAATCGCTATCGGCGGAGAGCAATTCGCTCGTGTTTGCTATGTTAGCTgattttttatatacatatatctacaTATGCGATGTTCCTCTATTTTAGTTATTTCGCTTTAATCAATTCAATGTTGATTTTTACTTTAGTTTCGCACTCATTTGCATCAGCCATAAATTGAATTCAACCCAAGTGTCCGTCTCTGAGTCCATGATTTTCTCTTTTTTCCCACTTTGCATATCAGGTGACGCGTTTTGGGGGTAAAATGCTCCCACTTTAACATACGTCTTGATTTCTTCCTCACTGCTCAAGTTATTTACAcgcatttaattcaatttcaattgcaCAATTAATCAAGAGCTTGGTACACCCTGGACCTGAGTGTTCACATTCATTCaccaaccgaaaaaaaaaccgaattCACTTTTTAGTTTCCCTATGCGTGTTTTGGCGCTTGAAGTTCAACGGAGCGTATGAGCGATTTTGGAGTTGTCGAGCCTctctttttgtgtttgttgaaCTTTTTCTGTGTTaattaaacacttaaatcTGGCCGCGCTTTGTTAACGCTGTCATAATACCGACTATCCACCGATCCCCCCTGAAcacaattgcattttttccGAATCTGTTCCGTTTTCGTGTGTGCAAAATGATTGATTCGATTTCTCAGTGGCAGCCAACGCACAATGGGCAAAGCCACGCTAAATTTATGGCCCCCATGAAATTTTTGATTACATGCAACGAAGGCTGACCTCAAATGGTGAAATAccctttattattattattttttttaagtctgaaaatttaaagttaaaaaagTTAAAGTTATCAGTTTCAATATCATCTtaagaacaaaaataaaattcaagaTAAGCTGAATGATAAGTTGTGTAGAGAAGTTCATATGTTTAACGAGCATGACTCCGATTCACAGTGGAAATCGGACTGGAGTCTATGACTTTTAAGGTGGGTCGCCGTGAATAGCGGAAATTCCACATGCGATCAGCTTGCAAACAAACTCTGAAAAGTCAACCACCGCCTCTATTGGCGGGCGCATACCgccaaatggaaatcaaaGCCAAATGGAATCACGAAACAATCTTGCAGATGCATAGATGCACGGGGGCaattgaacaaaaaaaaaaaaaaacgactcCAGTGCTGCTTGGGTGCAATAACATTGACATTTAGAATGCGGACCGAGACCTGGGCCATTCATAATTGCAAAAATGCCATACAGAGCGGCGAGAAAACCCCAAATGAATCCgtaaccaaaaccaaagtcACAGATGCCAGAAACAAAACCGAGTCGCGACACAGAAACTGCCaaacgaaatcgaaattgaaatcgaaCGCACTGAAAGTCCACAAATCCACTAACCTTGTGCCCCGCTTGGGCCATAAAAAGCTGCGTATCGATTTCGTTGCATAGGGAAAAACCATTAATAAATACTTTAGgtgcaaattatttttaacacTTTAAAATTGGATTattattgtaaaatatataattaacgTTTATCTTTTATAGAAACAGGGCAGCGCCGTCATTGAGACTCCAAAAATGCTTTTTCCAAATCACGACCTTCTTATTTTCAGTTAGTTTTTAGCatgtaaacaaaatattatttgtaAAGGCGATCGGTAGTTGCTTCTACTATAATTATGTGTCGGTAATCGTGAAATGCTTTAAGATAGAGTTTCAAATTCAGAGTCTTATATCATGTTGCTCAAACGAAGAAAATACCTAGTACTTTTTCCAAGTGCAAGCAGTGCGGTTTCTCCGTAGGAATTGCAATTGGCTACGGAGTCGTTCGGGCCAGGCCAATTATAGCGCACTTGTGCGCGGACATGTGTTGGGGGCCAAATAGCCATGGCTCCAAGCAGCTGAGTGGGAGTGGGGCCAGGATTTGTTGTCCATATCAGTCTGCCACATGTTGATGCCGCAAAATGCATTGAGCAATGCGTTGAATTTCCTCTCCtatatttcttgtttttgtgtgACACATTGTAAAGCCATTCCTATTGAATTCGGATTAAAGGGGTATGGAATATTTTAATGGTCGAACGCTGGCACATGCCCTTAAGTAATCTTGTACAGTTATTGAACTAAATCAAACTTTAGTagtatttaaatatgttttaattaagGTTCATACCGGTAATTTCAGACTTGCGTATATAATTTGAATACATAATCGTCGTTTTCACCCCGTAAAATCAATTATTATAGATTGTGGGTCACAGTATTTTCTTTCGTAATAGCACTTAGATAAAAATCTTTAAACTagaaaaatgattaaatatgcttttaattatttaactaATACTAAAAATAATGTGTGGTGTCTGATTATTTAACAGAAAAGTAGAGGAAATTATATAgttatattaataattattttatgttatatTTAAGTTTCAAAACACTGAACACTGTCGTTTATATTTTCCTGCGTGATATTTGTTGTGTAAGACTGAGGTAGTATTAAATAGAGAATATATTTCCTTGGCGTTTGATATAAAACCGCAGTCTGGAGAATATAGTGGCGCATTCTAGACCGACCCTGAAACGATTAGCCATCATTCTTGTAAATATCGTAAAGCGGATTTAACCTTAAGAATACCGAAGATGTGGATATTGTTGGGTATCGCAGTGCTGATCATGACCTTAGTCTGGGATAACAGTCGCAAACAATGGAGAGTTAACACCTTTGAAAAGTCCAGGATTTTGGGACCTTTTACGATACCTATAGTGGGCAATGGACTGCAGGCCTTAACTTTGAGGCCAGAAAGTGAGTTTAACAAGAAATTGGTTGATAAATTAAAGGTTATGTGatcaaattttataaaaaagaaagcaacaacaaatactCATTACCAaacacaaattgaaaatttttttgtttctgtaAAGATTTTATTCAGAAGTTTGGTGACTACTTCAATAAATATGGCAAAACCTTCCGCCTGTGGATTCTAGGCGAGTGTCTTATTTACACGAAGGATCTAAAATACTTTGAAAGCATTCTGAGTAGTAGCACACTACTCAAGAAAGCTCATCTCTATCGATTTCTGTGTGATTTTCTTGGCGATGGACTTCTTTTAAGCACAGGAAATAAGTGGTCTTCTCGCAGAAAGGTTCTCGCACCAGCCTTTCACTTCAAATGCCTCGAAAACTTCGTCGAGATAATGGATAGAAATAGTGGAATTATGGTGGAGAAATTGAGAAACTATGCTGATGGCAAAACGTGCGTGGACCTATTCAAGTTTGTTTCTCTAGAAGCCCTGGATGTGACCACAGGTATGTGAAAATTTACaacaacatttaaatattagtATTTATTTGTACAAATTTATTAGAGACCGCCATGGGTGTCCAGGTGAATGCTCAGAACGAACCAAATTTCCCCTATACAAAAGCACTTAAGAGGTAGGTGGTGTATATCTTCCATGTGGGCTATGCTTCAATAAAAATGATGATCTTTTCAGTGTGGTTTATATCGAGTCCAAACGATTGGCAAGTGTCTCGATGCGATATAATTGGCTTTTCCCGCTGGCGGCTCCATTGGTTTATCGCCGTTTGCAGAAAGATATTGCCATAATGCAGGACTTTACTGACAAGGTCATTCGCGAACGACGAGCGATTCTGGAGCGGGCCAGGGCTGATGGCACCTACAAGCCGCTGAGTACGTTAAATATAATCCTTACCcttattgtattattttataatgtAACCTATTTCGTAGTAATGGGCGACGATGATATCGGTGGTAAAGCTAAGATGACTTTGCTGGACATCCTGCTGCAAGCCACCATAGACAACAAGCCCTTAAGCGATGTGGATATCCGCGAGGAGGTGGACGTTTTTATATTCGCAGGAGATGACACCACCACCAGTGGAGTGTCCCATGCACTACATGCGATATCCAGGCATCCCAAAGTGCAGGAGCGCATCTACGAGGAACTAGTGCTTGTTCTGGGACCGGATCCCGACGCCTCAGTGACCCAAACCAAGTTGTTGGAACTAAAGTATCTGGACTGCGTGATCAAGGAGACGATGCGCTTGCATCCACCAGTTCCAATCCTCGGAAGATACATTCCCGAGGACTtgcaaatttgcgaaaaaaccATTCCTGGCAACACAAGCATTTTACTAATGCCGTACTATGTCTACCGAGATCCGGAATACTTTCCGGATCCCCTCGTTTTCAAGCCGGAACGATGGATGGATATGAAAACCACCACGCATACGCCTTTGGCATATATTCCGTTTAGTTCAGGGCCCAAGAACTGTATAGGGCAGAAATTCGCCAACCTGCAAATGAAAGCGCTGGTCAGTAAGGTCATTCGGCACTACGAACTTCTACCGCTTGGTGCGGATCTTAAAGCTACGTACACATTCATATTGAGTTCCTCTACGGGCAATAATGTTGGCCTTAAGCCAAGAACAAGAGTTAAATGATTGAGTGATTCATATGGTTAATAGAatcaaatttacatttttatttgtatttattttatgtaacatGGCAGGAGTGCCAAAAATGCCAAACTTATTAATACTGAAAACTTAAAGTGGAACAGTGGAAAAGTTGTCAACATAAATAATGTTATCATAAGGTTACTTTAAAAATGgaatattaaatttcaataaactaCTATGCTAGTGATACTAAATATTAAAGTATCTCCAAACATCTTACACCataaaatgtttgattttccTGCGTAGTTTTTTCTAATGGCTCTACCTTTTTGGGCATTCCATGACTCATCTGCTGAATCCACTTAACCCACTTCGAAGTTGAAGCCGTCACCCACATGTGCGAAATTTCCATAAACCAATTGCAGAAACCTCAGCCCCAACGATCCCAGAAAAGCTGCACAAGACCGCCAACCAGTAACGACAGTTTTTTTTGTCACAACTCCAGCATTAAAACATTCTTTACAGCCCCTGGGCACGCTCCATTCCGCACACACATACGATCGTATAAAAGTCAGGGGAAACGATCTCATCATAACTTAAACGTCACGTTGCAAAGAGCCATTAAAGTATTGGCTCCAAAgccaaaaataaagtaaaggAAAAATCGCTGGCGACACAGTGAACCAATGACTCCTAACGATCGAGTGAAAAAAAGAGTAAAACTGCATTTTAAGAGTGTTTCAACTGGTTTTAAGAGAGAAACTTGAAGTGCCGGTGATTTGAGACCCGATCCGTGGATTGAGCTCGAAAGCGAAATCAAATCGAAACCGAAAGCCAAGCCGAGTTGAGGTGAGCTTCGTGTTGGGCTCTTTCAGAAGAATCCGAAAGAGAAGCTTTGGGTTTTTGGCTTCTTCAGCCGAAGTTTTTATCTTTCAGTCGGTTTTTTGGCAGACGATCGCGCGGATGCGGCTCAAAAAAAGCGGGTTTCAAAAATCTTCAAAAACTAACAACAAGTGCAAAGCGTGAGTTTTTCATCTTGAGGTATTAAATGTAATTGAAATTATAGTCGAAGTGTAAAATTATTTGTGATTGATTGAGTGGAGTGTGTGACCAATCTGGAAAAATTACTGTGCTTGAACAAACTTTAGGGTTTGCTGGAAACCCTTATGAAAAAGATACAATGAAGCCTCCCACAATTATTGGCGTGCTGAAAAATGCCCGACAAATGCTTGCCAAACGaaatttttatgcaaattaa contains the following coding sequences:
- the LOC6611546 gene encoding probable cytochrome P450 4d21, which codes for MWILLGIAVLIMTLVWDNSRKQWRVNTFEKSRILGPFTIPIVGNGLQALTLRPENFIQKFGDYFNKYGKTFRLWILGECLIYTKDLKYFESILSSSTLLKKAHLYRFLCDFLGDGLLLSTGNKWSSRRKVLAPAFHFKCLENFVEIMDRNSGIMVEKLRNYADGKTCVDLFKFVSLEALDVTTETAMGVQVNAQNEPNFPYTKALKSVVYIESKRLASVSMRYNWLFPLAAPLVYRRLQKDIAIMQDFTDKVIRERRAILERARADGTYKPLIMGDDDIGGKAKMTLLDILLQATIDNKPLSDVDIREEVDVFIFAGDDTTTSGVSHALHAISRHPKVQERIYEELVLVLGPDPDASVTQTKLLELKYLDCVIKETMRLHPPVPILGRYIPEDLQICEKTIPGNTSILLMPYYVYRDPEYFPDPLVFKPERWMDMKTTTHTPLAYIPFSSGPKNCIGQKFANLQMKALVSKVIRHYELLPLGADLKATYTFILSSSTGNNVGLKPRTRVK